A portion of the Cellulophaga algicola DSM 14237 genome contains these proteins:
- a CDS encoding DUF922 domain-containing protein → MGFIRIIPFFFVLFILPLSAQEEEIILWDANTKLSWADFKGEPTNTRAAAVTASGLTYSFSTLRKNDAVVEVNFEVKSHFYPNESWYRPEVCDTVILKHEQLHFDITELYARKFLERLNKATFTNKAKAEVKAIYNQINTDLNEYQNLYDAETNFSRNREQQVIWEIRLNKLLKD, encoded by the coding sequence TTGGGATTTATAAGAATTATACCATTCTTTTTTGTGTTATTTATCTTGCCACTTTCGGCTCAAGAAGAGGAAATTATCCTTTGGGATGCTAATACAAAATTGAGTTGGGCAGATTTTAAAGGAGAACCTACCAATACTAGAGCAGCTGCTGTAACCGCAAGTGGATTAACGTATAGTTTTTCTACGCTTCGGAAAAATGATGCTGTTGTTGAGGTTAATTTTGAAGTAAAATCTCATTTTTATCCAAATGAATCATGGTACCGTCCAGAAGTATGTGATACTGTAATTTTAAAACATGAGCAGTTGCATTTCGACATTACTGAGTTGTATGCCAGAAAATTCTTAGAACGTTTGAATAAAGCCACCTTTACAAATAAAGCGAAAGCGGAAGTAAAGGCTATTTACAATCAAATTAATACAGACCTTAATGAGTACCAGAATCTATATGATGCTGAAACTAATTTTTCTCGCAACCGAGAGCAACAGGTAATTTGGGAAATTAGACTTAATAAACTATTGAAGGACTAA
- a CDS encoding DUF3820 family protein: protein MEIKPDTRKLIELAHYRMPFGKYKGRYLVSLPEPYLIWFQQKGFPEGKLGDLLKAMTEIKINGLEGLIYKIQKDFPKQ, encoded by the coding sequence ATGGAAATAAAACCAGATACACGTAAATTAATAGAGTTAGCGCATTATCGGATGCCTTTTGGAAAGTATAAAGGACGTTATTTGGTTTCACTTCCAGAGCCTTATTTGATATGGTTTCAGCAAAAAGGATTTCCTGAAGGTAAGCTGGGAGACTTGCTAAAAGCTATGACGGAGATTAAAATAAATGGTCTAGAAGGGCTTATCTATAAAATTCAGAAAGATTTTCCTAAACAATAA
- a CDS encoding LysM peptidoglycan-binding domain-containing protein: MQRPFAKYFLSTLVVLLVSFSAVAQKFTTHAVKKGETIHSISTQYKTTPERILNLNKEIKNVAELKPNTILIIPLDAKAADSKGVTVKTTAGNGTDESKSIIIVQEEPTSFISYKVKRKDNLFRLSEKFDVSQDAIKKYNKELYSVQLKKGMTLKIPKFKKMKPEDNPFDNGLFEMYTVKPKETRWSIVNKYGITIDSLLVLNPDLSKLDTYLASGQELRLPKKAGSTIADQTSQLFISYTVPPKKGFYAIEKEFGATEAEIKALNPEVKDRGLQEGMVIRIPQKKTDKKSVNTENFNFYEVKQGEGEYSLNRKLGLSYKELLALNPELQNGLKAGMVLKIPKDSNGDFEVKNSLIIENVDLVSKMNLSTKPNLVFLLPFRLDMINVDNKSSASDAIVKRKDANYSLGLYSGALVALDSIKKLGLTVNVSVFDTEKSVEKTRALLAKPELKNADAVIGPLDSQSLQEVAVRVGQNQIPVIAPLPAKSDISLSNVFYTVPSDTDLMKHMFSYVKENVGTENIVVIADDEHKATKELIVKEFPNAKSLQLVEKYAMKNKIVALLSSSQENWVFLETDQLNTINSVISVLNASITDKRKIRVFTTNKGKAFDSDKINHTHLSYLSFTYPSVDGEDKNDSFESAYKRMNKGKSPDKFARRGFDITFDVLLKLAYKQNLFEASKFVGETKYSANKFNYTREGAAGYRNHSSYIMAYDEMWIKQLD, encoded by the coding sequence ATGCAGAGACCATTCGCGAAATATTTTTTGTCAACACTAGTAGTTTTGTTGGTAAGCTTTTCGGCAGTTGCTCAAAAATTCACAACACATGCTGTGAAAAAAGGAGAAACTATTCATAGTATTTCTACACAGTATAAAACAACTCCTGAACGTATTTTAAATCTGAATAAGGAAATAAAGAATGTAGCGGAATTAAAACCGAATACCATCTTGATTATTCCTTTAGACGCTAAAGCGGCAGATTCAAAAGGGGTTACGGTAAAAACTACGGCTGGTAATGGTACAGATGAAAGTAAAAGTATCATTATTGTACAAGAGGAGCCAACGAGTTTTATATCTTATAAAGTAAAGAGAAAAGATAATCTTTTTCGTTTATCAGAAAAATTTGATGTAAGTCAAGATGCGATAAAAAAATACAATAAAGAGTTGTATTCTGTGCAACTTAAAAAAGGAATGACTTTGAAAATTCCTAAGTTTAAAAAGATGAAACCAGAAGATAATCCTTTTGATAATGGTCTTTTTGAAATGTATACGGTAAAACCAAAGGAAACTAGATGGTCTATCGTTAATAAATACGGTATTACAATTGATAGTCTTTTGGTGCTTAATCCGGACTTATCTAAACTAGATACCTATTTGGCCTCTGGTCAGGAGTTGCGTTTGCCTAAAAAAGCGGGGAGTACTATTGCAGATCAAACTTCACAACTATTTATTTCTTATACCGTTCCTCCTAAAAAAGGATTTTATGCTATTGAAAAAGAATTTGGAGCTACAGAAGCAGAGATTAAGGCATTAAACCCTGAAGTAAAAGATAGAGGATTGCAAGAAGGGATGGTCATTAGAATACCACAGAAAAAAACAGATAAAAAGTCTGTTAATACAGAGAACTTTAATTTTTATGAAGTTAAACAAGGCGAAGGAGAATATTCTTTAAATAGAAAACTAGGCCTATCTTACAAAGAATTGCTGGCGTTAAACCCTGAGCTTCAAAATGGACTAAAAGCTGGAATGGTTTTAAAAATCCCAAAAGATAGCAATGGCGATTTTGAAGTGAAAAATTCCTTGATAATAGAAAACGTAGACCTTGTTAGTAAAATGAATCTTTCTACAAAGCCTAACTTGGTGTTTTTATTACCGTTTAGATTGGATATGATAAATGTTGATAATAAATCTTCAGCAAGCGATGCCATTGTTAAAAGAAAGGATGCTAATTATAGTTTGGGTTTATATAGTGGTGCATTAGTTGCCTTAGATTCTATAAAAAAATTAGGGCTTACAGTGAATGTTTCTGTTTTTGATACTGAGAAAAGTGTCGAAAAAACTAGAGCATTATTGGCTAAGCCAGAACTTAAAAATGCGGATGCTGTAATAGGTCCTTTAGATTCTCAGTCATTACAAGAGGTTGCGGTACGTGTCGGTCAAAACCAAATTCCGGTAATAGCTCCGTTACCAGCTAAAAGCGATATTAGTCTTTCTAATGTATTTTATACCGTACCTTCTGATACCGATTTGATGAAGCATATGTTTTCTTATGTAAAAGAAAATGTAGGAACCGAAAATATAGTGGTTATCGCTGATGATGAGCATAAAGCAACAAAGGAATTGATTGTTAAAGAATTTCCAAATGCAAAGTCTTTACAATTGGTAGAGAAATATGCAATGAAAAATAAGATTGTAGCTTTACTCTCTTCTAGTCAAGAGAATTGGGTTTTCTTAGAAACAGATCAGTTAAACACTATTAATAGTGTAATTTCTGTATTGAATGCTTCTATTACAGATAAAAGAAAAATTCGTGTATTTACCACGAATAAAGGAAAAGCTTTTGATAGTGATAAAATAAACCATACGCATCTTTCTTATTTATCATTCACTTACCCTTCTGTTGATGGAGAAGATAAAAATGATTCTTTTGAGTCAGCTTATAAGAGAATGAATAAAGGGAAATCTCCAGATAAATTTGCACGTAGAGGTTTTGATATTACGTTTGATGTTTTATTGAAATTAGCGTACAAACAGAATCTTTTTGAGGCTTCAAAGTTTGTTGGAGAAACAAAATACAGTGCTAATAAGTTTAATTATACAAGAGAGGGTGCTGCAGGTTACCGTAATCACTCTAGTTATATTATGGCTTATGATGAGATGTGGATAAAACAATTAGATTAA
- a CDS encoding CTP synthase yields the protein MSQTKYIFVTGGVTSSLGKGIIAASLAKLLQARGYRTTIQKLDPYINVDPGTLNPYEHGECYVTDDGAETDLDLGHYERFLNTTTSQANNVTTGRIYQSVIEKERRGEFLGKTVQVVPHITNEIKERIQILGKSGDYDIVITEIGGTVGDIESLPYIEAVRQLLWELGDNNGIVIHLTLVPYLSAAGELKTKPTQHSVKTLMESGIKADILVCRTEHEISDEIKHKLALFCNVKREAVIQSIDASTIYDVPILMQEEGLDTVTLQRLGLPDTTRPNLDQWNQFLNKHKNPKHEVTIGLVGKYVELQDSYKSILESFIHAGAVNEVKVNVRSIHSEHINDKNFESKLKGLNGILVAPGFGERGIEGKIKAVQYARENNIPFLGICLGMQMAVIEFSRNVLGYKDATSTEMLESTEHPVINLMETQKNITNKGGTMRLGSWDCTLKKGSLASKIYHGATEIAERHRHRYEFNNDYKEEIEKAGMLASGVNKETGLVEIVEIPSHPWFIGVQYHPEYKSTVLNPHPLFVGFVKAALDHKI from the coding sequence ATGTCACAGACAAAATATATTTTCGTAACCGGTGGGGTTACTTCCTCACTCGGTAAAGGTATTATCGCCGCTTCTCTAGCCAAGTTATTGCAGGCCAGAGGGTATAGAACTACCATTCAAAAATTAGATCCATATATAAATGTTGATCCAGGTACATTAAACCCTTATGAACATGGGGAGTGTTATGTAACTGATGATGGTGCGGAGACCGATTTAGATCTTGGCCATTATGAACGTTTTTTAAATACAACTACTTCTCAAGCTAATAATGTGACTACGGGTAGAATTTACCAAAGTGTTATTGAAAAAGAGCGTAGAGGTGAGTTTTTAGGTAAAACAGTTCAAGTGGTTCCTCACATTACCAATGAAATTAAAGAAAGAATTCAAATTTTAGGTAAAAGCGGTGATTATGATATCGTTATTACTGAAATAGGGGGTACGGTTGGTGATATTGAGTCTTTGCCATATATTGAAGCAGTGCGTCAATTACTTTGGGAACTTGGTGATAATAACGGGATTGTAATTCACTTAACCTTGGTGCCTTATTTGTCTGCCGCAGGTGAATTAAAAACAAAACCGACGCAACACTCCGTAAAAACCTTAATGGAAAGTGGTATTAAAGCAGATATATTAGTGTGTAGAACAGAGCACGAAATTTCTGATGAGATAAAGCATAAACTTGCATTATTCTGTAATGTAAAACGAGAAGCGGTAATACAATCTATAGATGCATCTACTATTTATGATGTGCCTATTCTAATGCAAGAGGAAGGTTTAGATACTGTAACCTTACAGCGTTTAGGTTTGCCAGATACTACACGACCAAACCTTGATCAATGGAATCAATTTTTAAATAAACATAAGAACCCTAAGCATGAAGTTACTATTGGTTTAGTAGGTAAATATGTAGAGTTACAAGATTCTTATAAATCTATCTTAGAGTCGTTTATTCATGCAGGAGCCGTTAACGAAGTAAAAGTTAATGTGCGTTCTATACATTCCGAACATATCAATGATAAAAACTTTGAGTCTAAATTAAAAGGCTTAAATGGTATTTTGGTTGCTCCTGGTTTTGGAGAAAGAGGTATAGAAGGCAAGATTAAAGCAGTACAATATGCAAGAGAAAACAATATTCCGTTTTTAGGAATTTGTTTAGGAATGCAAATGGCGGTTATAGAGTTTTCTAGAAATGTGTTGGGATATAAAGATGCTACCTCTACAGAAATGCTTGAAAGTACCGAACATCCTGTTATTAATTTAATGGAAACTCAGAAAAATATAACGAATAAAGGAGGGACCATGCGTTTAGGTAGTTGGGATTGTACTTTGAAAAAAGGAAGCCTTGCTAGTAAAATTTACCATGGTGCTACCGAAATAGCAGAACGTCACCGTCATCGTTATGAGTTTAATAATGATTATAAAGAGGAAATTGAAAAAGCTGGCATGTTAGCTTCAGGAGTAAATAAAGAAACAGGTCTTGTAGAGATTGTAGAAATTCCTAGTCATCCTTGGTTTATAGGTGTTCAATACCATCCAGAATATAAGAGTACGGTGCTAAACCCACATCCTTTATTTGTAGGTTTTGTAAAAGCAGCATTAGATCATAAAATTTAA
- a CDS encoding OsmC family protein yields the protein MTAKVTYLGGLRNSCEHLASGDIFATDAPVDNNGLGQAFSPTDTVATGLASCMMTMMGIKANGLAVDLKGATAGVTKHMATEPRRISKIEVVLNLPSAISDKNRKILEHTANTCPVHFSLHPAIEKVITFHWDL from the coding sequence ATGACAGCAAAAGTTACTTATTTAGGAGGTTTAAGAAATAGTTGTGAGCATTTAGCTTCAGGAGATATTTTTGCTACAGATGCTCCAGTAGATAATAATGGATTAGGTCAGGCTTTCTCTCCTACAGATACAGTTGCAACAGGTTTAGCAAGTTGCATGATGACAATGATGGGAATTAAGGCTAACGGTTTAGCGGTAGATCTAAAAGGAGCTACAGCAGGCGTAACCAAGCATATGGCCACTGAACCAAGAAGGATTTCTAAAATTGAAGTTGTGCTAAATTTACCTAGTGCTATTTCTGATAAGAACAGAAAGATTCTAGAGCATACCGCAAATACATGTCCAGTGCACTTTAGTCTGCATCCAGCTATTGAAAAAGTAATTACGTTTCATTGGGATTTATAA
- a CDS encoding hydroxypyruvate isomerase family protein — MERRKFIGTAAVGSLGIVSCKAANAPIDTLKKDFVLKNNINHSVCHWCFGKIPLEDFLKTLNELGVKSIDLTGPEEWPILKKYNIHASMCWGAGKGITEGWNDPKLHEELIADYEQIIPKVAEAGYTNLICFSGNRNGMDDKVGLKNCAEGLKKIMPLAEKHGVVLQMELLNSKINHEDYMCDTSAWGIELCKAINSESFKLLFDIYHMQIMEGDIIRTIQDNHQYFGHYHTAGVPGRNEVDESQELYYPAIMRAILATGFTGHVAQEFLPKKDDKIDSLKQGFLICDV, encoded by the coding sequence ATGGAAAGACGTAAATTCATTGGAACTGCTGCTGTAGGATCATTAGGCATTGTCTCTTGCAAAGCTGCAAATGCCCCTATAGATACTCTAAAAAAAGATTTTGTATTGAAAAACAATATCAATCACAGCGTTTGCCATTGGTGTTTTGGTAAAATTCCATTAGAAGACTTCTTAAAAACATTAAATGAACTAGGTGTAAAATCTATAGATTTAACAGGACCAGAAGAATGGCCAATACTGAAAAAATATAATATTCACGCTTCTATGTGTTGGGGTGCTGGAAAAGGAATTACTGAAGGCTGGAACGATCCAAAATTACACGAAGAATTAATTGCCGATTACGAGCAAATAATTCCTAAAGTAGCAGAAGCTGGCTATACCAATCTAATTTGTTTTAGTGGAAATAGAAATGGCATGGATGATAAGGTTGGTCTTAAAAACTGTGCAGAAGGTCTTAAAAAAATTATGCCATTGGCAGAAAAACATGGTGTGGTACTTCAAATGGAACTCCTTAATTCTAAAATTAATCATGAAGATTATATGTGTGATACTTCTGCATGGGGCATAGAATTATGCAAAGCAATAAATTCTGAAAGCTTTAAATTGCTTTTTGATATTTATCACATGCAAATTATGGAGGGTGATATTATTCGCACTATACAAGATAACCACCAGTATTTTGGGCACTACCATACCGCTGGAGTTCCTGGAAGGAATGAAGTTGATGAATCACAAGAATTATACTACCCAGCAATTATGCGTGCAATTTTAGCAACAGGATTTACCGGGCACGTTGCACAAGAGTTTCTTCCAAAAAAAGATGATAAAATAGATTCCCTTAAGCAAGGCTTTCTAATATGCGATGTCTAA
- the yidC gene encoding membrane protein insertase YidC: MEEKKLDVKSIIGFVLIFGILLFMFWQNQPTDEEVAAKKVEQEQIDAKAKEEKVEVNTEQKAPVLNLQDSTAVTNYKNTIGAFGFTKPSEETTVLENNLVYLRISNKGGQIIEAKMKNFTTYDSIPVYLVKDGNASFALNFSTNDNRTLNTADLFFEPSLTTSGDNQVLSMKAKISENQFLEYRYEMKPDDYLVDFAIKTQGLSSVINNTKPINLDWKLKAIRHSKSIKYSNRYTRLTYNHEDGKISKLSDSSDDDEETEKDVKWLSYRQHFFSSILATNKPFESAKLFSKNLVEDESHTQKYMKDYASEMPLKLEGGELSYAMNWYYGPTDAKVLAQYKDLGLEDSVPFGWGIFGLINRYVFTPLFTFLSGMVPAGIAIIIMTILVRLAMSPVTYKSYLSQAKMKVLKPEIAEINEKYKDNAAKKQQETMKLNTKAGVSPLSGCIPALIQMPIFYALFMFFPTSFALRQKPFLWADDLSSYDVIAQLPFTIPFYGDHVSLFPILASIAIFFYMMMTTGQNMTQQPGMPNMKFIMYLSPLMMLVFFNSYASGLSLYYFISNLITIFIMLAIKNFILDDAKIHAQIQENKKKPKKENKFQRKMREMMEQAEIQKNAGKK, from the coding sequence ATGGAAGAAAAGAAATTAGACGTAAAGTCGATAATTGGTTTTGTATTGATTTTTGGAATTTTGCTTTTTATGTTTTGGCAAAACCAACCAACAGATGAAGAGGTAGCAGCAAAAAAAGTAGAGCAAGAGCAAATTGATGCTAAAGCTAAAGAAGAAAAGGTAGAAGTGAATACGGAACAAAAAGCTCCTGTATTAAATTTACAAGATTCTACAGCAGTTACAAATTATAAGAATACAATAGGTGCTTTCGGATTTACAAAACCTTCAGAAGAAACAACGGTTTTAGAAAACAATCTAGTTTACTTGAGAATTAGTAATAAGGGAGGGCAAATTATAGAGGCTAAAATGAAAAATTTTACCACCTATGATTCAATTCCTGTTTATTTAGTAAAAGATGGTAATGCTTCCTTTGCATTAAATTTTTCAACCAATGATAATCGCACATTAAATACAGCAGATTTATTTTTTGAACCTTCATTAACTACTAGCGGAGATAATCAAGTGCTTTCTATGAAAGCTAAGATTTCTGAAAATCAATTTTTAGAATACCGTTATGAAATGAAACCAGATGACTATCTGGTAGACTTTGCTATAAAAACTCAAGGATTAAGTAGCGTTATTAATAATACTAAGCCTATTAACTTAGATTGGAAATTAAAAGCGATTCGCCATTCTAAAAGTATTAAATATTCTAATAGGTATACTAGGCTAACGTATAATCATGAAGATGGTAAAATTAGTAAACTATCTGATAGTAGTGATGATGATGAAGAAACTGAAAAAGATGTGAAATGGTTATCATACCGTCAGCATTTTTTTAGCTCAATTTTGGCGACAAACAAACCTTTTGAATCGGCTAAATTATTTTCTAAAAACTTAGTAGAAGACGAATCACATACTCAAAAGTATATGAAAGATTATGCTTCTGAGATGCCTTTGAAATTAGAAGGTGGAGAATTAAGTTATGCTATGAATTGGTATTATGGACCAACAGATGCTAAAGTTTTAGCACAATATAAAGATTTAGGCTTAGAAGACTCTGTTCCTTTTGGTTGGGGTATTTTTGGATTGATTAATAGGTATGTATTTACTCCTTTATTTACTTTTCTAAGTGGAATGGTGCCAGCAGGTATAGCCATTATCATTATGACTATATTGGTGCGTTTGGCGATGTCTCCAGTGACCTACAAATCATACTTATCTCAAGCTAAAATGAAGGTTCTAAAGCCTGAAATAGCAGAGATCAATGAAAAATATAAGGATAATGCAGCTAAAAAACAGCAAGAAACAATGAAGCTGAATACAAAAGCAGGGGTGAGTCCATTAAGTGGCTGTATACCGGCTTTAATTCAAATGCCAATTTTCTATGCATTGTTTATGTTCTTCCCAACGTCTTTTGCACTACGTCAAAAGCCATTTTTATGGGCAGATGATTTATCGTCTTATGATGTAATAGCACAATTGCCATTCACGATACCTTTTTACGGAGATCACGTGAGTTTGTTTCCGATCTTGGCATCTATAGCTATCTTCTTTTATATGATGATGACAACGGGGCAGAATATGACGCAACAGCCAGGTATGCCAAACATGAAGTTTATTATGTATTTATCACCATTAATGATGTTGGTATTTTTTAATAGTTATGCAAGTGGATTGAGTTTGTATTACTTCATCTCTAACCTAATTACCATATTTATTATGTTAGCGATAAAGAATTTTATTCTAGATGATGCTAAAATTCATGCGCAAATACAAGAAAATAAGAAGAAGCCTAAGAAAGAAAATAAGTTTCAACGTAAAATGCGTGAAATGATGGAACAGGCAGAAATTCAAAAGAACGCAGGTAAGAAGTAA